A single region of the Bdellovibrio sp. GT3 genome encodes:
- a CDS encoding NAD(P)H-dependent oxidoreductase, whose amino-acid sequence MANKQIQEALEWRYAVKRFDPNKKISDKDLNTLLESLKLAPSSYGIQPWKFLVVENPQVREELKPVSWNQSQITDASHQIVLLYRDTIDEAFVQKYINRVAEVRGAPLESLNGYKEMLINNVVKAPEEKIRTWSQRQAYIAMGFLLETAALLKIDTTPMEGFSPSDYDRILKLEGSGWKSIATVTLGYRHAEDSFQNLKKVRFSDDALIEYVK is encoded by the coding sequence ATGGCTAATAAACAGATCCAAGAGGCCCTCGAGTGGCGCTATGCAGTTAAAAGATTCGACCCGAACAAAAAAATCTCAGACAAAGACCTAAACACCCTGCTTGAGTCTTTAAAACTGGCTCCGTCCTCTTACGGCATTCAACCGTGGAAGTTTCTCGTGGTGGAAAATCCTCAGGTTCGCGAAGAGTTAAAACCCGTTTCCTGGAATCAATCGCAAATCACAGATGCAAGCCATCAAATTGTTCTGCTCTATCGCGACACTATCGATGAAGCCTTTGTGCAAAAATACATAAATCGCGTTGCCGAAGTTAGGGGTGCCCCTCTTGAATCCTTGAACGGATATAAAGAGATGTTGATCAATAATGTGGTAAAGGCTCCGGAAGAAAAAATCAGAACCTGGTCACAACGACAGGCCTATATCGCCATGGGCTTCTTGCTTGAGACTGCCGCCTTGTTAAAAATTGACACAACACCCATGGAAGGCTTCAGTCCTTCAGATTACGACCGTATTCTTAAACTGGAAGGCAGCGGTTGGAAGTCGATTGCCACCGTTACATTAGGATATCGTCACGCAGAAGACTCTTTTCAAAATCTTAAAAAGGTCCGTTTCTCTGACGATGCTCTCATCGAATATGTGAAATAA
- a CDS encoding Rrf2 family transcriptional regulator, whose translation MLDQRFSVSVHIMTVLSYHKGELMTSEVLASSIRTNPTVIRRLLAKLVEAGLVESFKGKAGGVRLNDKCKEITLKDIYMAVSGKPLLNTPDKEPLKQCAVSCAMKKIMCDISSGLENHSMSYLSKIKLADLTQKV comes from the coding sequence ATGCTTGATCAAAGATTTTCAGTATCAGTACATATTATGACGGTTCTTAGCTACCACAAAGGTGAGCTGATGACCTCTGAAGTCCTGGCCTCAAGCATTCGCACCAACCCCACAGTGATTCGTCGCCTATTGGCAAAGTTGGTGGAAGCCGGCTTGGTTGAAAGCTTCAAAGGGAAAGCCGGGGGAGTGCGCCTGAACGACAAGTGTAAAGAGATCACGCTTAAAGATATCTACATGGCAGTTTCAGGAAAACCTCTTTTAAATACTCCGGATAAAGAACCTTTAAAACAATGTGCTGTATCGTGCGCGATGAAAAAAATCATGTGCGATATCTCATCGGGCCTTGAGAATCATTCGATGTCTTACCTAAGCAAAATCAAACTTGCTGACCTGACGCAAAAAGTATAA
- a CDS encoding DUF5522 domain-containing protein, producing MTEQEKQEIERLHNEACNQGKLFYIDPKTGYQVFTKLNHLKRGHCCNSGCRHCPYRENKQAEN from the coding sequence ATGACTGAACAAGAGAAGCAGGAAATTGAAAGACTTCACAACGAAGCCTGTAATCAAGGGAAGCTTTTTTATATTGACCCCAAAACGGGCTATCAGGTTTTTACAAAACTCAATCATCTAAAAAGAGGACACTGTTGCAACTCCGGTTGCCGCCATTGCCCTTACAGAGAAAATAAGCAGGCAGAAAATTAG
- a CDS encoding microtubule-binding protein: protein MASLRTGTDALRGQIENQKLSMQVEELQHQLKMYESVKNDYLANQASKDEAQEYQELMDKLTLLQEDAKSEKDKLVQQALENDKKAKALNKYQQMVRNVMNANKMAKSKIINRDDLIKDQDVEIADQEVEIKDLNQDIQHKQQLIAQGEKQIADTEQSLQRRMNELRYAYKQNKLNKTKFEQQMAAAKADANSKINGLSNANAQYQAQLQEANDQLGQTQSDLSKTKGMLAQKEGEARGLQGQLGEAKGQLGKTQSELASTRGALSQTSGQLAATQGELGQTKGQLGHLKGKVGELEGELGATKGALGSAKGQLAAAQGELGQAKGQLGNLKGQVGNLQGQVGNLKGQLNATEGQLATARAEIEARKAVANEISKGFAKAGIKAEIDGQTGDVVLDFGQQYFDSDSDRLKREMKGVIEKAMPIYSRSLFGNPKISDKVSAVEIVGFASPTYQGRFIDPNSSKPGDKEALKYNMDLSYRRAKSIFNYMLDEDNVRFEHQKQLMGLMKVSGRSFLEVMKVQNRGVATAAEFCKQNDCKKAQRVIIRFSMDQKK from the coding sequence GTGGCGAGTCTGAGAACGGGAACTGATGCGCTCAGAGGCCAAATCGAGAATCAAAAGCTATCGATGCAAGTCGAAGAATTACAACATCAGCTCAAAATGTATGAGTCGGTGAAGAATGACTATTTGGCGAATCAAGCGTCAAAAGACGAGGCTCAGGAATACCAGGAGTTGATGGATAAGCTGACTCTTTTGCAAGAGGATGCGAAATCGGAAAAAGACAAGCTGGTGCAACAGGCTTTGGAAAACGACAAAAAGGCCAAAGCACTTAATAAGTATCAGCAGATGGTGCGCAACGTGATGAATGCCAACAAGATGGCGAAATCCAAGATCATCAATCGTGACGATTTGATCAAGGATCAGGACGTTGAAATTGCTGACCAGGAAGTTGAGATCAAGGATTTGAATCAGGATATTCAGCACAAACAACAGTTGATCGCCCAGGGCGAAAAGCAGATTGCTGACACTGAACAGTCGTTGCAGCGTCGGATGAATGAACTCCGCTACGCTTATAAGCAAAACAAACTGAATAAAACGAAATTTGAACAGCAGATGGCTGCGGCAAAAGCGGATGCGAATTCCAAGATCAATGGACTTAGCAATGCCAATGCTCAGTATCAAGCGCAGTTGCAGGAAGCCAACGATCAGTTGGGACAAACTCAATCTGACCTGAGCAAAACCAAAGGAATGCTGGCACAGAAAGAGGGCGAAGCCCGTGGCTTGCAAGGTCAGTTGGGTGAAGCCAAAGGACAGCTGGGTAAAACGCAAAGCGAATTGGCCAGCACTCGCGGTGCTTTGTCACAGACTTCCGGTCAATTGGCAGCCACCCAAGGCGAACTTGGACAAACGAAAGGTCAACTGGGTCACTTGAAAGGCAAAGTTGGCGAACTTGAAGGGGAGCTGGGAGCTACCAAAGGGGCATTGGGTTCCGCAAAAGGACAATTGGCCGCTGCACAAGGAGAACTTGGGCAGGCAAAGGGTCAGTTGGGTAACCTGAAAGGCCAAGTGGGCAATCTGCAAGGTCAGGTTGGTAACTTGAAAGGCCAACTGAATGCGACGGAGGGACAACTGGCAACAGCTCGTGCCGAAATTGAAGCGCGTAAAGCTGTGGCGAATGAAATCAGCAAGGGTTTTGCAAAAGCCGGTATCAAAGCTGAAATCGACGGTCAGACGGGCGATGTCGTTTTGGATTTCGGTCAGCAATACTTTGATTCTGACTCGGACAGATTGAAACGTGAAATGAAGGGTGTGATCGAAAAAGCCATGCCGATTTACTCGCGCTCGCTATTCGGCAATCCGAAAATCTCTGACAAGGTTTCAGCAGTTGAGATCGTGGGTTTCGCTTCTCCTACGTATCAAGGTCGTTTCATCGACCCGAACAGCAGTAAGCCAGGTGATAAAGAAGCATTGAAATACAACATGGATCTTTCATATCGTCGTGCGAAGTCGATCTTCAACTATATGTTGGACGAAGACAACGTGCGCTTTGAACATCAAAAACAATTGATGGGATTGATGAAAGTCTCAGGACGAAGCTTCCTGGAGGTCATGAAAGTTCAGAATCGAGGCGTGGCGACAGCTGCCGAGTTCTGTAAGCAAAATGACTGTAAAAAAGCTCAGCGGGTAATTATCCGCTTCAGCATGGATCAAAAGAAATAA
- a CDS encoding FHA domain-containing protein, with protein MTKFTVTIHRKDQSITKEVMKDSFTIGRSLDCDLSLNDTHVSRVHLVVNRRWNQIWIEDKNSSNGTFLNSNKMVQGTPVNVTSNDRIQLGRSDFILVIDLETDDVHPPMPELEPEAVPEVPAQVMTAPRTSAEASGEKTGHEDTVAMPAPAMAPFQAEKILHDAKRAAAQIVLEGEKQAEKRTQAIYQKARDSQAQAEIFYQTRIAEAHKEADAILADYQRQGHQLLHDARNMAQELREEVDVYVQSLRQKAKADVEEIVSEATLNSEKLKTDALEHARVTAQNENAASIRDAKEEAVRIIEFARMQAQQTHEQLVGVKDDLLKNSSALAVIKEDLETARSALAKTLADTTELKETSEKQYSDLQAKSQAELRAITEKVAAQNTALEALQKSIDESSKKSQSTEDSLKKLQGKQANLEFEVSDIENKKNHLFKEFDAQKIFLNEKLEKEKSQIARSEEERLEEMRLEMANRLSKMEQDLVEDIMTKKAGMIRDIHMAIEKEVVQVLDVSEWNKINDKVQQQVTEAVEGRVSSISQNSVTVSKPADIVKKRKNEKVRWITTGLTAGALGLFVAQIGYDIVRKDSNPLQTRAQQEAVARAQDLERRRFNPQQTEEIKDTYTDAVIYTSNFSQIYLDNDFQQRLYKSASQYLLKTWRIDEDKSLQVLAAANALVKELQDRRNKIHPDFVKDGIEKMHTLEKENMNRMKDILGSEVRLESFRRFEKNFYKEEVDRKIVQH; from the coding sequence TTGACAAAGTTTACGGTAACCATCCACAGGAAGGATCAATCGATCACCAAAGAGGTGATGAAGGATTCCTTTACCATTGGTCGTTCCTTGGATTGTGACCTGTCTCTAAATGATACGCACGTCAGCCGCGTGCATCTAGTCGTGAACCGCCGTTGGAACCAGATCTGGATCGAAGATAAGAACTCCTCCAACGGCACCTTCTTAAACAGCAACAAAATGGTTCAAGGAACCCCGGTGAATGTGACCAGCAACGATCGCATTCAGCTGGGTCGTTCTGACTTTATCCTGGTGATTGACCTGGAGACCGATGATGTTCACCCGCCGATGCCGGAATTGGAACCAGAAGCTGTTCCTGAAGTTCCCGCTCAGGTGATGACAGCACCTCGGACCTCAGCTGAAGCATCTGGTGAAAAAACCGGACACGAAGACACCGTTGCAATGCCAGCCCCGGCAATGGCGCCATTTCAGGCCGAAAAGATTCTCCATGATGCGAAAAGAGCAGCAGCTCAGATCGTGCTTGAAGGGGAGAAGCAGGCCGAGAAACGCACACAGGCTATTTATCAAAAGGCCCGTGATTCCCAGGCACAGGCGGAAATCTTCTATCAAACTCGCATCGCGGAAGCGCATAAAGAGGCGGATGCAATTCTTGCGGACTATCAACGTCAAGGGCATCAACTGCTTCATGATGCGCGTAATATGGCGCAGGAACTCCGTGAGGAAGTCGATGTCTATGTGCAAAGCCTTCGTCAAAAGGCCAAAGCCGATGTCGAGGAAATTGTCTCAGAAGCGACTTTGAATTCTGAAAAACTGAAAACCGATGCGCTGGAGCACGCCCGTGTGACTGCGCAAAACGAAAACGCGGCTTCCATTCGCGATGCGAAAGAAGAAGCGGTTCGAATTATTGAATTCGCACGCATGCAGGCCCAGCAGACGCATGAGCAGCTGGTCGGTGTGAAAGATGACCTGCTTAAAAACTCAAGTGCACTGGCGGTTATCAAGGAAGATCTGGAAACCGCACGTTCGGCTTTGGCTAAGACCCTGGCTGACACAACAGAGCTTAAAGAGACTTCTGAGAAACAGTACAGTGACCTGCAGGCAAAGTCCCAGGCGGAACTGCGCGCGATCACTGAAAAGGTGGCGGCTCAGAATACAGCTCTTGAGGCCTTGCAAAAGTCCATCGACGAAAGCTCCAAGAAAAGTCAGTCCACAGAGGACAGTCTTAAGAAGCTTCAGGGCAAACAGGCGAACCTGGAATTTGAAGTCAGCGATATCGAAAACAAAAAGAATCATCTGTTCAAAGAATTTGACGCCCAGAAGATTTTCCTGAACGAGAAATTGGAAAAGGAAAAATCCCAGATCGCCCGCAGTGAAGAGGAGCGACTGGAGGAAATGCGTTTGGAGATGGCAAACCGCCTTTCCAAAATGGAGCAGGATCTGGTTGAAGATATCATGACCAAAAAAGCGGGCATGATCAGAGACATCCACATGGCTATCGAAAAAGAAGTCGTGCAAGTGCTGGATGTGAGCGAGTGGAATAAAATCAACGACAAAGTTCAGCAGCAAGTCACAGAGGCTGTCGAAGGCCGCGTGTCTTCGATTTCGCAAAACTCTGTCACTGTGTCAAAACCCGCAGACATCGTAAAGAAACGTAAAAACGAAAAAGTGCGCTGGATCACGACGGGCCTGACTGCAGGCGCCTTGGGGCTGTTTGTCGCGCAGATCGGTTACGACATTGTTCGCAAGGATTCAAATCCTTTGCAGACCCGTGCCCAACAGGAAGCCGTTGCGCGCGCCCAGGATCTGGAGCGCCGTCGCTTTAATCCTCAACAAACGGAAGAGATCAAAGACACCTATACAGATGCTGTGATCTATACGAGCAACTTCAGCCAAATTTATCTGGATAATGATTTTCAGCAAAGACTGTATAAGAGTGCTTCCCAATATCTGCTAAAAACATGGCGTATTGATGAGGATAAATCCTTGCAGGTATTGGCCGCTGCCAACGCCTTGGTTAAGGAGCTTCAGGATCGTCGTAATAAAATTCATCCGGATTTTGTAAAAGACGGCATCGAAAAAATGCATACCCTGGAAAAAGAGAACATGAACCGCATGAAAGACATTCTGGGTTCAGAAGTCCGTCTTGAGTCCTTCAGACGTTTCGAAAAGAACTTCTATAAAGAAGAAGTCGACCGGAAAATCGTTCAGCATTAG
- a CDS encoding methyl-accepting chemotaxis protein produces MRLANVDKAISEYKNLVANIETYSTIPFVGFEKEEFPKIKSLMPEYDQVFYKIANNIKTGTPESLAAATYDMDHRYLEIGVALSTYSDKVVNYYKTYGKEQSAKTKADYAELKSANIWTSVISTLILFVITFLMSEYIVKKVSGVSAELAKTGQQVRESIEQLSKAGTQLSHSSTSAAASLEETVASLEEMNSMVQMNSNNAKEAARLSQASYQSAERGEKEIKHLIGSMKDISQSSKRIEEITSVIDDIAFQTNLLALNAAVEAARAGEQGKGFAVVADAVRGLAQRSASAAKDISDLIHESVSKIDNGTQMADKSGSVLAEIVSSVKKVTDINFEIAEASSQQATGLQQINKAMTDLDQSSQTNAASAEQIATTSTEIQSQATDVENDVAHLNIIVLGKRAKAA; encoded by the coding sequence TTGCGCCTGGCCAACGTGGATAAAGCCATCAGCGAATACAAGAATCTGGTAGCCAATATTGAAACCTATTCCACCATTCCTTTTGTCGGATTTGAAAAAGAGGAATTCCCTAAAATAAAATCCCTGATGCCCGAATATGATCAGGTCTTTTACAAGATCGCAAACAACATCAAAACAGGAACTCCGGAGTCCCTGGCTGCGGCAACCTACGACATGGATCACCGTTATCTGGAAATCGGCGTGGCCCTTTCCACATATTCTGACAAAGTCGTGAATTACTACAAAACCTACGGCAAAGAGCAAAGTGCGAAAACCAAAGCCGACTATGCCGAACTTAAAAGCGCCAATATATGGACCAGCGTCATTTCAACTCTGATACTTTTTGTTATTACATTCCTGATGTCTGAATACATCGTCAAAAAAGTTTCCGGTGTTTCGGCAGAACTGGCGAAAACAGGACAGCAGGTTCGCGAATCCATCGAACAGCTTTCAAAGGCCGGCACACAGCTTTCACACTCCTCCACTTCAGCAGCAGCATCCCTGGAGGAAACTGTGGCGTCCCTGGAAGAGATGAACTCGATGGTTCAAATGAATTCCAACAATGCCAAAGAAGCAGCCCGCCTGTCCCAGGCTTCTTATCAGTCGGCGGAGCGTGGTGAAAAAGAAATCAAGCATTTGATTGGATCAATGAAAGACATCTCGCAATCCTCAAAACGCATCGAAGAAATCACTTCAGTCATTGATGATATTGCCTTTCAAACAAATCTGCTGGCCCTGAATGCTGCGGTCGAAGCCGCGCGCGCTGGTGAACAAGGCAAAGGCTTTGCCGTTGTGGCGGATGCCGTCCGCGGACTTGCGCAAAGATCTGCGTCGGCTGCCAAAGACATCTCTGATTTGATCCACGAAAGCGTCAGTAAAATTGATAACGGCACGCAAATGGCCGACAAATCAGGATCCGTACTTGCCGAAATCGTAAGTTCAGTAAAAAAAGTGACAGACATCAACTTCGAGATCGCCGAAGCCAGCTCCCAGCAGGCCACAGGACTGCAACAAATCAACAAGGCCATGACCGACCTCGATCAGTCTTCGCAAACCAACGCAGCCTCTGCTGAACAGATCGCCACGACCTCAACAGAAATCCAATCCCAAGCCACTGATGTCGAAAACGACGTAGCTCACCTCAACATCATAGTCCTAGGCAAAAGAGCAAAGGCCGCCTAA
- the ftsY gene encoding signal recognition particle-docking protein FtsY produces the protein MSAGHASQIEILLGLVALLFFVIFGAIILSVVKKSRAENKQLEEAQPELTHEPKMEMPTMAAEEPVLAHIDSTGHVVSDMEAVDLAAALRKTEENLFGRIRSLFKSDANKQHLDDIEEILYTSDLGPATVQRLMGALQEKLSRKERADYDTVRDALKEEIKNIFAGSHSSAPTAGILSKINFAESGPTVLMIVGVNGAGKTTSIGKISAQLAAEGKKVLVAAGDTFRAAAGGQLKVWTDRAQVEIFSPEGVTDPSAVAFDAVAKGKAQNYDVVIVDTAGRLHTQANLMEEIKKMKRVMTKVIPEAPHETLIVLDANSGQNALMQAKEFHSTLELTGAVLTKMDGTAKGGVAVGLAQELQIPIKLIGVGERIQDLRTFSAQEFVDSLFQAHI, from the coding sequence ATGTCAGCAGGGCATGCATCACAAATTGAAATTCTATTGGGCTTGGTGGCTTTACTGTTCTTTGTGATCTTCGGAGCGATCATTCTTAGTGTCGTAAAAAAATCCCGTGCCGAGAACAAGCAACTTGAAGAAGCACAGCCTGAGCTGACTCATGAACCAAAAATGGAAATGCCAACAATGGCGGCGGAAGAACCAGTTCTGGCGCACATTGATTCCACCGGCCATGTTGTGTCTGATATGGAAGCTGTGGATCTCGCGGCTGCACTTAGAAAGACCGAAGAAAATCTTTTCGGCCGTATCCGCAGCCTGTTCAAATCTGACGCTAACAAACAGCATTTGGATGATATCGAAGAGATTCTTTATACCAGTGATCTGGGGCCAGCGACGGTGCAACGCCTAATGGGCGCATTGCAGGAGAAGCTTTCCCGCAAAGAGCGCGCAGATTACGACACTGTTCGCGATGCCTTGAAAGAGGAAATAAAAAACATCTTCGCGGGTTCTCATTCCTCAGCACCGACCGCAGGAATTCTATCCAAAATTAACTTCGCAGAATCCGGTCCAACAGTTCTGATGATCGTTGGCGTGAACGGTGCGGGTAAAACGACTTCCATAGGTAAAATTTCAGCCCAACTGGCGGCCGAAGGTAAGAAGGTTCTGGTTGCAGCCGGGGATACATTCCGTGCGGCAGCCGGTGGTCAATTGAAGGTTTGGACAGATCGCGCACAAGTGGAGATCTTTTCGCCGGAGGGTGTGACAGATCCAAGTGCGGTGGCGTTTGATGCTGTGGCGAAAGGCAAAGCACAAAACTACGATGTGGTGATCGTGGATACTGCAGGTCGCTTGCATACCCAGGCAAATTTGATGGAAGAGATCAAAAAAATGAAGCGTGTGATGACCAAGGTTATTCCCGAGGCACCACATGAAACCTTGATTGTATTGGATGCCAATTCCGGTCAAAACGCCCTGATGCAAGCCAAGGAATTCCACAGCACACTGGAATTAACTGGAGCAGTCCTGACAAAAATGGATGGGACTGCCAAAGGTGGCGTGGCCGTGGGCCTTGCTCAAGAGCTGCAAATTCCAATTAAGTTGATCGGTGTTGGGGAGCGTATCCAGGATCTTCGCACGTTCTCGGCGCAGGAATTTGTGGATTCCTTATTCCAGGCACATATTTAA
- a CDS encoding NAD(P)H-binding protein — MNFPTDICMTGATGLVGNELLLLLANIEHVGHVTVVSRKPVGRFPAKVETVLLDFDKLASQGSSLKAHTFVCCLGTTIKVAGSQEAFRKVDYDYVMEFAKVAEKAQAQKFIVISAMGADAGSSIFYNRVKGEMERDLRKLSIPQIEIFRPSLLLGDRKEKRAGEGLMQKLSPVMNALMIGPLKKYKAIAATDVAKAMALSILNFNAGQFIYESDEIQRMSDSIKADI; from the coding sequence ATGAATTTCCCGACTGACATTTGCATGACTGGCGCAACGGGGCTCGTGGGTAACGAGCTCCTTTTGCTTTTGGCGAACATAGAACACGTGGGTCACGTGACTGTCGTATCCCGCAAACCCGTGGGCCGCTTTCCCGCAAAAGTGGAAACCGTCCTCTTGGACTTCGACAAACTCGCAAGTCAGGGTTCTTCATTAAAAGCTCACACCTTTGTTTGCTGCCTGGGTACGACCATCAAGGTTGCCGGCAGCCAGGAAGCCTTCCGCAAGGTTGATTATGACTATGTGATGGAGTTTGCGAAAGTCGCTGAAAAGGCCCAAGCCCAGAAATTCATCGTGATCTCAGCGATGGGCGCTGATGCTGGTTCATCGATCTTCTATAACCGCGTAAAAGGCGAAATGGAGCGCGATCTTAGAAAGCTATCCATCCCTCAGATCGAGATCTTCAGACCGTCCCTCTTGCTGGGTGATCGCAAAGAAAAGCGCGCTGGCGAAGGGCTGATGCAAAAACTGAGTCCCGTCATGAATGCTTTGATGATCGGGCCTCTTAAAAAGTACAAAGCCATTGCTGCGACCGATGTGGCAAAAGCAATGGCTCTGTCGATTTTAAATTTCAATGCAGGACAGTTCATCTACGAGTCTGACGAAATTCAAAGAATGTCAGACTCGATCAAAGCAGATATTTAA